DNA from Candidatus Cloacimonas acidaminovorans str. Evry:
CAAACCTGCAATATTAAAACTTTTAGAAGGGGAAACACCCGTTAAACAAATTTCGGAAAAATCATTCAATGAAGCCAAAGGAAGATGTTTGTAACCAGGATAAACAATATCCGCATGAATTTCATCGGAAAAGACAGGGACTTTATATTTAGCGCATAAATTGCCTATTTTAGTTAATTCTTCTTTTGTCCAAACTCTGCTTACAGGATTATGCGGACTACAGAAAATAAATAATTTTGCCTGTTTCAATTTCTCTTCAAAGTCCTGCCAGTCAATACTATAAATGCCATTTGTATTCACCAGAGCAGAGGTTAAAAGTTTTCTTTTATGGTCCAGAACGGCATCATAAAAAGGACGGTAAACAGGGGTCTGAATAAGAATTCTCTCTCCGGGTTCAGTTAACGAAAGAACAGCTAATGAAATAGCAGGAACCAAACCGGGAACAGCTATAATCCAGTCCTGTTGCACATTCCAATCAAAGCGTCTTTCCTGCCAGGAAATAATTGCCTCATAAAAATCATCCAGACGCAAGTTATAGCCGAAGACAGGATGTTTCAAGCGTTCCGACAAAGCGGAAATAATCTTATCGGAAACAGCAAAATCCATATCGGCAACCCATAAAGGGATAAGCTCACTTTTGCCATACAACATTTTTAAACCATCGTATTTATAGCAACCGCTATTACGACGGTCTATTATTTCATCAAACCTGTTCTGTTTCACTTTTTCCTACCAAATTTCTTAAATTGTTAACAACTTTACCCAATAAATCATTCAATTGAGCTTGGGGGGCAAAATCAGCCAGGTTAAGCAAAATCTCCAGGATTTTAGGAAATGAAGCTGAGGTCTTGAATATCTTTTCCCTGTCTTTATCTTTGTATTTCAAAATAATGCTGAAGGAAATCTGTTTCGTCAAATCAATAGAAGTTATATTTTCATAAGGAATAATGAGTTTGGGTTTACCTAAAAATCCAAAACAAATTCTATCTTCATAAAAAGTTACACTATACAAAGAAGTAAGTTGTTTGAACACCGAATCCAACGCTACAAACAGAATAATTAAAGGCAGAACCTTAAAAAACATTGGCGTAGTGCCAGTCACAAATTTCACAAAGAAAAAGATTGCATAGATACAAATTGCCAAAGCCACGAATAACATAATTAATCGCATCCAGGGCGAATAACGATAAGTGGCTGGCAATTCGTTACGGATTGATTTTACCTTAATTTCACGTGGCATTGATATTCCTTCCAAAGTTTTTTTATGCTGGTGAGGACAACTTCCGGCAGGGGAATAATATCAAACAAATTATGTTTATCCTGTTCGCTGTGATAATCACTTCCTCCTGTCATAAACAGTCCTTTTTCCGTTGCAATTTTGATGAAATTTTCTATTTCCCATTGATAATGGTCGGGATGCCAAACCTCCAAACCGTCAATGCCCATTTTAATAATATCTTCCAAATAGGATAATTTTGTCAGTTTTCCAGGATGAGCAATAACAGCGAAGCCATCTGCCTGATGAATAATAGAAATTACATCAACAACAGAAACCTCCGGCTTGGGAACATAAGCAGGTTTGTTATCCCCGATATATTTTTCAAATGCTTCATTCCTCGTTTGGCAAAACTTATGATTCACCAAAACCTGAGCAATATGAGGACGCACAATTAATTCTCTGCTCCCGGCAATGGCAATTACTTCTTCCAAAGATATTGGCATACCCATATCTGCCAGCAATTTAATCATTTTTTTGGCGCGTTCTTTTCTGCCGTTCAAATACATTTCTGTCATAGCTCGTAAAGCAGAATTATTAAAATCACAGCCATAAGCCAGAATATGCACATCATCACCTTTATACAGAGAACTTATTTCCATTCCAGGTAAGATTCTGAGAGGCAATATATTATCCGGAATTTGCGTATAGGCATCTGCTGTATCGTGGTCAGTTATGGAAATTAAATCCAAACCAATTTCCTGAGCGCGTTTTATCAGTTCCTTAGGGCTTATGTTTCCGTCAGACACATTAGTATGCAAATGCAGATTAACACGCTGAATGTCATTTATTTCTTTTACTATCATAATTCAATTTTCTGGGTTGACTTATTTTGGCTCTGCTAAAAATAGTCAATGTATTTTTTTATCGGGAGAATGTGAAATGGAATACGACCCTATAAAAAACCGTCTGGCAAAAGCTATTGATATGTTTCCTGCTTTACGCAAACTTGTTTATATGGCTTTTAACCTTATTTTTCTCCGCCAGAGGTATGTTCTGAAAGAGATTCGCAATTTGTTCCGGGAACCAGACAAAATAGATTTATATGATGCCGGAGCCGGCTTTTGTCAGTATTCCGCTTATGTTTTATCGCATTGGTTCAATTCCAATGCTTTTGCTACAGACCTGAAAACCGATTATTTAAGGTCCTTTTCTGCATACGCGGATATTTATTATCCAGGCAGGTTCACATATAAAACAGCCGATTTACAAACTTTTATACCTTCCCAAAAGTTTAATTTGGCTTTAGCAATTGATATTATGGAACATATTGAAAATGATGTTTCCGCCCTGAATAATTTGTATAATGCCCTGGAAAAAAAGGGATATTTGCTTCTTTCTACTCCGTCAGACCTATATGAAACAGCAAAATTTACTTCCGAACACATTCGTGCTGGCTATAATAAAAAGGAACTGGAAAATAAACTGAACCGGATTGGCTTCAGAATTATTAAATCTATTTATACTTATGGAACTTATGGCGCTTTATCCTGGAAATTATTAATTAAAATACCCCTTCAGCTGATTTCTAAAAAACTTTATCCTCTTCTGCCTTTGTATTATCTTCTTGTTTATCCCTTAGCTGAAATCTTAATGCGTTTGGATATGAAGACAGATAACAAACAGGGAACAGGAATTCTGATTGTTGCTCAAAAACCTTGAACCAGAACACGAATTTGGAATGTAGAAAAGGTTGAGAGGGTTGAAAGCCCAAAGGGCAAAGATTATCTCAACCTTCAAAT
Protein-coding regions in this window:
- a CDS encoding MalY/PatB family protein; this encodes MKQNRFDEIIDRRNSGCYKYDGLKMLYGKSELIPLWVADMDFAVSDKIISALSERLKHPVFGYNLRLDDFYEAIISWQERRFDWNVQQDWIIAVPGLVPAISLAVLSLTEPGERILIQTPVYRPFYDAVLDHKRKLLTSALVNTNGIYSIDWQDFEEKLKQAKLFIFCSPHNPVSRVWTKEELTKIGNLCAKYKVPVFSDEIHADIVYPGYKHLPLASLNDFSEICLTGVSPSKSFNIAGLATAVVIVSNLEIRNKFNELNTKLHLYLGNTFGIRALIAAYSESENWLDELLCYLNKNRIYITEFVQNELPGVKISPIEGTFLAWLDFRNWGLTEAKLQEIMVNKAGLALEPGTEFGKDGEGFMRLNFGCPKSILEIALKRLQVLAREYG
- a CDS encoding YdbT family protein, whose amino-acid sequence is MPREIKVKSIRNELPATYRYSPWMRLIMLFVALAICIYAIFFFVKFVTGTTPMFFKVLPLIILFVALDSVFKQLTSLYSVTFYEDRICFGFLGKPKLIIPYENITSIDLTKQISFSIILKYKDKDREKIFKTSASFPKILEILLNLADFAPQAQLNDLLGKVVNNLRNLVGKSETEQV
- a CDS encoding PHP domain-containing protein; protein product: MIVKEINDIQRVNLHLHTNVSDGNISPKELIKRAQEIGLDLISITDHDTADAYTQIPDNILPLRILPGMEISSLYKGDDVHILAYGCDFNNSALRAMTEMYLNGRKERAKKMIKLLADMGMPISLEEVIAIAGSRELIVRPHIAQVLVNHKFCQTRNEAFEKYIGDNKPAYVPKPEVSVVDVISIIHQADGFAVIAHPGKLTKLSYLEDIIKMGIDGLEVWHPDHYQWEIENFIKIATEKGLFMTGGSDYHSEQDKHNLFDIIPLPEVVLTSIKKLWKEYQCHVKLR
- a CDS encoding class I SAM-dependent methyltransferase → MEYDPIKNRLAKAIDMFPALRKLVYMAFNLIFLRQRYVLKEIRNLFREPDKIDLYDAGAGFCQYSAYVLSHWFNSNAFATDLKTDYLRSFSAYADIYYPGRFTYKTADLQTFIPSQKFNLALAIDIMEHIENDVSALNNLYNALEKKGYLLLSTPSDLYETAKFTSEHIRAGYNKKELENKLNRIGFRIIKSIYTYGTYGALSWKLLIKIPLQLISKKLYPLLPLYYLLVYPLAEILMRLDMKTDNKQGTGILIVAQKP